GAGAGCTATTCAGGTGGTCCTGGTGTGTTAGCTAAGCTTGGGTCTATAGCAAAGTCCTTATTATAGCAAAGTCCTTATAATTTGCGTGTCTCGTAATAGTTTTAGAGGTCCTTTTCCATAGGTTTGAAAATTCTTAACTGCTTTTAATTTATCCTCAACAAGTCCTGTAACTCTTAGCATTTAAGCATTTGTGCATCTCCTCTGTATGAAGCATTACACACATTTCAAAGGGGGAACAGAACAGTACACTAGTTAAAGAGACTTATTATAAAAGGGGATAAGCTAGGTTAACAGTGCGGAAGTAGAAAGCATTAACCGTTGAACACTTATCATGCCAGTTACTGTGCCAAAGGTACAACTGAAGAGAAAGATATGGGCCTTAATTGAGTGTATTATGTGGGGGAGAAAGCGAACGTAATTCAGGGTCATAAATGCTAGACAGCATAAAGGGCCATGAAAGGGCTAGCTCCAGATGAACAAAAAAATCTTCATCTGGTATCTAAGAAGTTCTTGAACCCAGACTTGTAGGAAATCTACTTACAGAGAGGAAGAATGGCCCATGCGGCAGAAGTCCCTTTTGGGGGAACACTGACCTCTGATACTGCTGTGGTCACATTGATCCCTACAGAGGAATAAAAGGAATCAGTTTAGAAGGATCTGTATTCAGACTTAGAAATTTACCCATCAGGTAAGGAGCCAAAACCTTTGCATCCAATATTGATGTTCAGTATCTACTACAATTGAACACCAGGAACAACTGTGGCTTAGAAGTATTTGAGTCACATGCTGTAGTAGCCATTTCACTGACAGTTCTCTACTAGAAACCTTTAAGATCAGTCAGGAAAAGATATGCAAGTTTTAAGTCTTTGGTGTTTAAATATAGGTTACCAATTGGGGCAGAAATAGTAGTTAAAGGCTGCATTAATTATTGAAGCTATAGATACAAAGAGTGTGGCTGTTAGTTGAGATTAACAGTTTGCAGTACTGAACTCAATACCTCCAGGAACTAGTCCACTAGTTGGTGAAATTTCTGTTGTGTTCGTATCTTTTGTCTCACTGTAAGTCACAGTAGTTGCAGTACCTGAATTATAAAAACCAAGAACCTGGTTAATGCCAAGGTTCCAGCATGGCTAGCTGTTTTGTCCAGACAAGCCATgtaaaaggttattttaaaacCAGGTAAAATAGACAAACCACTGCTGAACTAAGTTGTACAGCTGATGTGTCAAAATTGAAATAGCAATCTTCATGCAAAAAAGAGATACATGAAACTTTGGGAAGAACAGTCGGTGTTTGGAATTTGACAATTCAAAATGATGGACAACCATATTTTATCCCTCTAAACAACATCCCGTGTTCCTGGAAACTATGAGAAATGTTCTCAAGATGCTCTGGTATACCAGGCATACCAGACTGTCTTGCAACTAATTTCTTGGTAAACTGAGCTAATCCCTGCCTGACCATGAATTACGCTAATAAAAACCTCATCAGCCTCACCATACAAGCTCCTTGATCACACAAATGACATTAATTTGCCACTTAATCAAAAGTTAAGAACAGAAGACTAAACGCAAATTCAGCTTAAGTGTTATTTTAGGGTAGAGTCACCCACTGAGGCAATGAGGTTTCTGTAACCATGGCCTTCCTTAAGCATAATTTCTGTCCTCCTCCTTttgaggaaaaatgttaaggCCTCGTTTAATTACCTGCAAGTTGGCTAGCTCAGTGCTGTTAAGGGACTAGGTACAAATTAGTGTAAGGTATGTTGACACTTTAGTCTCCTATAAACTCATTTAATGTTGAAATGGGTTAAAGTCAGTTCTAAAGAAATGACATGATAACCCGGCATACAACAATAGCAGGTATCTTCTCAAATCTATTCAAAGAATTAGCTAAAACAGAATTCTTAAAAAATCCAAGCTTGTGTCTTATGATATTGCTTGTTGTAGGTTCTACTTGTGGTTGAAACACAAAATGCCTTACTTTGACAGTCTCGGCCATTTTCCTCTACATTGTACCCATTGGGACAGGAACAGGTATATTTTGGAGAGTGATCATTAATCTGTGGTGCTGGCAGGCATAGGTATTCACATCCTCCATTCTCCATGTCTTCTTCACACCAATTTTTACctagtcaggaaaaaaaaaataccattaaaatgGGTATTCCAGTGCCTAGTATATATAAAGCCTTGTTCTACATGTTGAAGACCTGAGTCCTTGCCCCCAAGAGCTTAAACTTGTCTACTCTGCCAATCCTTCAAGTGAGAGCAATATCAAGGAAGAATAAGTATAAAGGTACAGGCACCATGCTCTAAGGACACCAGATAAGGGACCTCTTGGAGATAAGACTGTAAAAGTTATGCCTTTAAGAGATAGATGCCAAAAGAGGAGGCGGGGAAGGGAGGTGAGGGACCAGGACTGGCTCTCACTATTTGCCCGAGGTTTAGCGTGAAGGCTCAGAAAAAGGAGACTAGGCATGTTCTCCTGGTTTTCTCTTGACTTGCTCCAACAAAGTGGAAGGAAACTCAGCCTTAGGAAGGTTTGAAGGTTTTATTTAGCTAGAACCAGCCAAGTGTTTTCAGCAGGAGATAATATAACCCGATGTGTTTGAGAATCTACACAATCCTATATCAGGTGTGTCACAGGGGGAAAGTAGGTGTTATGAGTTGAATGGTGTTcctccctaaaattcatatattgaagtcctagtacctcagaatgtgatcttatttggagatATTGAGGATAGGatatttacagaggtaatcaagttaaaatgaggtcattaaggtGGGCTCTAAGCCAATATGACTGTTATtacagctcaggcctgtaattccagcactttaggaggcaggcagattactttgggtcaggagttcgagaccagtctggccaacatggtgaaaccccatctctactaaagatacaaagtttagctggacgtggtggctcactcctgtagtctcagctactcgggaggctgaggcaggagaattgcttgaacacaggaggtggaggttgcagtgagccgagattgtgccactgcactccagcctgggtgacagagcaagagtcagtctccaaaaaaaagaaaaagaaagcaagaaagctgGACACGAGCATatacagagggaagatgatgtgaagagacAAAGGGGGAAGAGCACCATCAACAGACCAAgaagaggcctggaacagacccttccctcacagccctcaagAGGCACCAACCCTCctggcaccttgatttcagacttctgtcctccagaattttgagacaataaatttctgtttaaggCAGTTTGTGGTACTTCATTGCAAAAATCCTAGCAAACTAACAGTAGAGAAAGCTTGTAGCACAAAAGCTACAAGCTTTTGTAGCTTTTGGAGGCTACTGCAATAGTCTTGGCAAGAGGGGCTGAAGGCCAAGGGGACATgaatgaaacagaaatgaaagctCTGACACTGAGGCTTGGGAGGAAAGCTAGGAGCTGAAGTTGAGAAGCCATTTCTCTAAggcagcagaaataaaaaaataacatgtGAAATGTTTAAGGTAGGGTACAGGAGGGCAAAAGTTCCCTTTTAAAGAAAACTGAGTTGCCAAAAGCTACTGACATCCAGCAGGTTCTGTGTCATGCTGCTTCCCTTAAAGCAGTTATTAAGGACTGTGCTTCTCCACGGTACCTGATGGCTGTACAAGTTCATGATAGACAATGATGTCTTGGGCATCATTCAGGTTGTTGACTAGAGTGGCTAGCTCTGATCCAGTGAATTTATTGGCACCATAGACTGCTTCATTTTCCCCATCTATCCAGTAGACACGATCCTAAAACAGAAGCCCACAATTAGCATGTACCTCCAGGATGAACACAAGTCCATTTCTAAGGTCATCATCATTTACTTCTCATTTAATGGACTAAGTTTACTGAATGCTGAACGGGGACACTGGATATAAAACTGTAAAAGAATCAAGTTTAGGTTTGGAGTGCTTCTGGGAATTAGTGTCTAATTTGTACCAGGTTTTAAGTGAAAGCAGTTTCTCAAGCCATGTTCAGCTGCTCTTCCCTCCTCCCGCTATGTCTGTTATTTCTTCTCAAAGTGATATAGTAGCTCCAAGGTACACACTTTGATGTGAGACACATCTTACCTCAAATATTGTTAGTGCAAGAGGATGAGCTAGGAACTCCAGAGACTTTAGTACTATCCTACGATCCTGGCCATTCAAGTCCACGCTGGATAACATGTGCAACTTAGAATCAAGCCAATAGAGGCGACTTTTTATAAGGTCTAGGTAGGAAAAGAATTGTCATTACATGACAAGCCACTACTACTCTGGCttccatttaaaatatctaatGAATTAATCATCTACTTTCATGGTTCTTTCCCCAGCAGGGTTTCTTAACAGGGGTCACACAAACCTTGTGAAGCAGCATGCAGAGCCTGTATCCACATTCATTTTTGGGGACTAACAGGGTACCTGAGATTCTCAAAGCAAATGACTTAAGAAATATTACTCAcattacagaaaatattaaaagaggcTACCATTTTGTTGTTCTCCTCCAAAAAGCCAGAAGAAAACTGTTAAAAGCCTGCAATTCAGGAAATGCTAAGGCACTCATGCCCAGAATATTTAGTATGAGTGCACCCAAGACCCAACGTTCACTGAATTTGTGTCACATATTAGGCCCAGCTGGACAACAGGCCAGTAATTATGGAATGTGTAATTTGTTAATCCACCATTTTACTTGTGTTGTTCAGTTACTCCCATTGAAAATTCCTGCTAGAATTTAGGCGGAAGCAGTAGAGTCATCTGCTAGTCCAGAATTCACCATGGAGATAAATGGAAACACAGTTGAGTGGGTGGTCGAGAAGGAAGAACATACATACCAAGTGTAATTCCGTTAGGCCACTGGATATCCGCTGTCACCAGTGGACGTCTATCGAATCCATTCATTCCTGCTTTTTCTATTTTAGCTGGTTCACCCCAGTCTGACCAGTAAACAAAGCtgtgaaaaattaaatgagaaataagcCTCAGTGGTTTAGAAGGAATAAAGTTGTAGTAGctggaaacaaaaatttaaaatttgagcaGAAAACTCAAGGCATTCTCTAGTGACAAATAGTAACACTTAAGGGTTTAAATTATGTTCTaggtaaataaaattgaatattaaGAATCTACAAGCTCATTGTTAACTATAATAATCTATGTTTGTCTGACATTTAAATTTCAGCCCAAAGTCACAAggttatgtttcctttttaaaaggtcAGTTCTTTCAGAGGAGTGCAAGACGAACATCCTTCAAATTTCATAGCAGGGGTTGGCTGACTGAGTTCTAATGAGGCTGCACGGGGGCCAGTTGTGATGACGACTACAGCCTTAGTCAACTTCCTAAGCTGCTCTTCTATGTTACTTAGTGGCAATTTACAGAACCCCCTTAGTGAAATGTTTCTAGAAAGGTCTGTTTATTTCTGCTGGACTTTCAGACAACTTGCACACTTAGATGCAATGTGGTTACCCAAATCCTCACAATTCAGGCTGTCATTTAGGTTTGATCATCCAGAGCTAGCCCAGCAAAGCATTcagtcaaaaattaaaaaaatcacttgcGTAGAAACTGGGTGGACAAAAGGGTTCAGATACAGCTTTTGGTACACACATCAAATCAGGAATGTTAATTCATTAATGTCAACCAGCAATCAGTCATACGAGAGTCAGACAGGAGGACCTGTCATATAGATAAGGACATCCCAGGGTCACTCAACTGGGGCAAAACTGATATCTTAAATTAGAATTCTAATTCTTTCTTTGTTGCAGAAGGCTCATAAACCTTGAGATTTTAGTACTAATTCAGGTATGAGAAAGCTCCTGACCTACACAGATACCATTCCAAAGGCTATGTGATGGAAAACAGACTACAAACCCAGACAGTGGGTCCACAGCTATGGAGGCAGGCTCTCGCAAGTCAGAGTTAAACAGGAACTTCCTCTTGGTTCCATCTAGGGTAGCTACTGAAATAGTCTTAGAAGCCGCATCAGTCCAGTAGATGGTCTTGTACACCCAATCAACAGCAATGGCTGCAGGATTATAGACATTGTCGATCATTTTAATATGTCTACCAACCTTGTCATCAATTGAGGCACTGAAACAGAATAGGTCACAAGAAATTTAAGAGTTTGACACAATTAGAGCTTGGAGAATGGACTTTTTGCTTACAAAATGGTCAATGACTTTGTTCAGAAAGAAATCTAGTTAACACCACAGCTCACCACTCAAATTATTTAACCATGCTGCTTACTGATCCTAAATTAATAATGCTGTAGATTATCTAGTTGCTGGTATGTATTCTATACACAAGAACAACAAATTTCTAAGTGAAGCTATTTGTTTCAGCATCCATCATCTGAGTTTCTATAGTTCCCATTAAGAAAAGGCTGTACTACCATTTCTATTTGTAGCAACAATGAACAGTTCTCAATTAActgtagagaaaagggagaaaatataaaaaatatgaaagatgtCATCTTTTACTTCATAGACAATTGTTAGTTTCTAATTAGGAAGTGATAACAGTTTAATAAAGAATTAGCATTAGATTTAATGTCCCCAGGTAATTCGATGCTAGATGGGGCTAGACACAAAGGAAACTCCTCCGAACTATCCCACAGATCACTTCCCAAGTGACAATGACTTATGTCAAGACACCACAAAAGGAACTGAAAGTTACCTGAAGATAGCCTTTTGGCTTAGATCAGCCCAGAATAGTTTCTGAGCAGCAATGTCAGCATCGAGAGCCACAGTGTTTCTTAGCTGTTCAACTAGTTGGATATATTCTTTCCTCTCTAAGCCAATCTTCCTGATGTCTCTTCGATTAGTGAAGATCAGACTTGGCTCTTTGCCTGCAAGATGGAAGTCAGGGTTACTTAGTTTTGCTTTAAGAAGGCAAGGTCTTTCTAAACCACCTCCTCCCAGCAGAGGAGCACTTAGAAAATAAAGGTATTGTGGAATACCTCAGTAGTATCTGTTCTGGAGCTCCTGCCCCTGGGACCTGCAAGTGCTTCCTACAGTTTAGGAAGGCAGTCGTGGGGTTACAGCCTTCAAGAACAGGGTGAGTGATGAATAAGTCACTTATTTGAGTTGGACTCAAGTTTTGGAAACAGAGCATGCAAACCTGGTAGGTATTCATGGTATCATATACAAAAGGAATGATCAAGGTAGATATCTAGGGGAGAGATCTGCTATTTGACCTATACTGCTGTATTATGAGGTTAGCAGCATTGTTCTCAAGTACAATTTCATGTTTAGTTTGACTATTGTAGTCACTGGCTGTACCTTTTAGAGGCACTTACTCTTAAAGGTACAATAGCCATACCAGTCCAAGTTCATTTACCTACTGCCTTGCACACGCCAGTAGCAAGATCCATTTGATAGCCACGACTACATTCACACTTGTAACCGCCTTTTAAGTTGATACAAATTTGACTGCAGATTCCTGGATTTTGGCATTCATCAATATCTAGGAGGGAAATCAGAATTAGTCTTGCTGCTCCTATACCTTACTAGGTACCTACTATCCTTTCCCATCACCTGCAGGGTCCAGGTTTTCTTCTTAGACTCACCTCCACAGGTTTTCCTATCTATCAGTTCAAACCCAGCTGCACAGTCACACTCGTAGCCTATAACTAGGTCTTTGCAGATATGAGAACATCCACCATTATTTACCAAGCATTCGTTTATATCTGGAATAAAAATGTAGTAGTCACTTGACAACTTATTTTCAATTAATATCTTTCACATTTAAAACCCAGGCTATTTGTGATAACTTATCTAGTTGGCCTGGTCAAACCTATGATTTGTCTAAGAcctaatcatttattttataggTATATATTTCAGGGTGGATTATCTAACTCCTTGGCAAGTTACCAGTTGGTCAAGCATTTAGTCAAGTTTCTATATTGATGATCAGTTATCTTTAAGgaggttaaactataaactagtttgggccgggcgcggtggctcatgcctgtaatcccagcactttggaaggccgaggcgggtggatcacgaggtcaggagttcaagaccagcctggccaacaaggtgaaaccctgtctctactaaaaatacaaaaaaaaaaaaaaattagccgggtgtggtggtgggtgcctatagtcccagctactcaggaggctgaggcagaacaactgcttgaacccgggaggcagaggttgcagtgagccgagattgcatcattgcactccagcctgggcaacaagagtggaactccatctcaaaaaaaaaaaaaaaacaacaaaaactataaacTAGTTTGTCCTACCTGGGCTTTTAAGTCATAAAGTTTCACTCTGAAGTCTACAATTGAACTTCAGTACATTCAAAAGTTTAACTAGCCATCACGGGGGGTCCACACAGTGTTAGCTATACTGGATTGTATCAAACTTCCAGGATCTGTACTTGAACAACAAGTACACTTACGACACTCTTTCAGGGGCTCATCACTCCAGTCCCTGCAGTCCTGCTCCTGGTTACATACTTTGCTGATATCTATGCATTCTCCACTTCTGCACTTGAATTTTCCAGGGCCCAAGCACTGATTGActacaaagagaaacaaagaagagaGATTCCATGAGTGGGTCTGGTCAGAGCAATCCATTGCTTAACCAACAAGAAGAAACCCTTACCATTTTTGCAGTTGACTTCATCGGAACCATCGACACAGTCTCGGATACCATTACACTGCCTGCTGCCATGGATGCAGCTGCCATCCTCACATTCAAATTGGTCAGGTCGGCAAGTTCGAGAGGCTACAAAGGGAGGAAACACCATGGAATGAAGCCAGCAAATTGTCCCAGTTGATACAAGGAAGAGAACTGAACATGCCATGCTAGAAAGCTACTTACGACAGTTGACCTCATCACTGCCATCCTTGCAGTCAGGGTCCCCATCACATCGCCACTTCTTATGGATGCACTCGCCAGAGCCGCACTGGATTTCGCTGGCTGGACACTTGGTGTGTATAACTGGCTGACGGCCACACTGCTCCAGGGACTCATCAGACTGGTCGGAGCAGTCTGCATCATCGTCGCATACCCAGCTGATGGGGATGCAGGAGGAGGTGCTGCACTGGAACTCATGGGCGCCACAGGTTGGCGGGGCACAGTCCAGCTCATCACTGCCATCGCTGCAGTCATCCTGGCCATTGCATACAAAGTTCCTGGAGATGCAGCGGCCACTGGAGCAGGTGAACTCGTCGGGACTACATGTTATATTGCCTATTAAGAGAGAGGATGCCCCATTGAAAATGCATCAAGATTGGTCCGTTCAAGATTCTTGTCCCAAAATCTAATACATTGATCTTTATTCATTAATCCTAACTTACTAGCCCAACTTAAAGGctacaatggaattaaatcaagaaCTTTTGTACAGTCTCATTGTACAAAAAAATGAAGGCACACAATaaataagaacagaaataaagaacCAAGAAAATGGTTGAAGACTGGaaattaatttgagatgagaACCACAATTGACTCTAAAAGTGGCCATCATAAATAACAAACTGTAACAAGGGATTTCAatttggaaggcagagattgagtTGTCCTTGAATCAACATACTGCTTGTCAGATCTTATCACTAGTTGAGAATATCATGCAACGTAATACTCACAACAAGCATTAAGACTTTGTCACCAAAAGAGGTGAACCACATACCACCATACATGGTTCCTCTTTTTGGTCCTTTAAATAAGGATCAGGAATAACAAGTCTTAAACactttccattttgaaaaagtcACTGCCAGGGCTATAATCACCATTTAACAATCAGGTATGCTGACAATGATAAGCTAGTCCTACTAGCCAATTGGTACTTTGACTTAAATTCCTGCCAAATGTTTCAAGGTCACAATTTGGTGGCAATTAGAATAGAGACCACGACTCTCTTGGGAAGCAAAGTCTAGATTTATAAGGGAAACACTTGGCAGCACCAGGGCTTACCAATACAGAAAACCCAATTCTAGGATTGAACACTAAAACTCATTGGACTAGGTGCAGTGGTATTGACCTCAGGAGGCGACTTCTACGCACAAGATTGGTGTTTCAACTGTAAGTGCCTTGAGCTCCCTTGACTACTACCATATCAGGAGGCCCATGCTTGTCAGACTTGGGAGCTGTAGGTTTTAGAGGCCCTATAAAAAGGGCAGTAGCTTGAAAGAACATTCAAAGCACTGTTTGTTCAACCTAGTGATTTTCCCAGGCCCTCACCTTCAACATGCAgcattttattaaagattttccAAGACCAGAAACATGAAAGAATAGGAAGCAGAGTTAGCTTTCAGAGACAGGAACTGCAACAGGAGACAAAGGTATCACCAGTTGGGTAGACTTTTCTTTGGGTATCTGAGGCAAGATGTTAATTCAtgcttctgtgtcttttttttttttttttccctgggaaAGTTATGCCAGAATCTAGTTCATGGGCAAAGAAATGCTTGTATAATACTCAAATAATTTATTCCAATAACCCAATCAAATTTAGACCTATGAATGTGTTTGCCAACCCTACTCACACCTTCTAATTTTATTGTGCCAAAGTGCAAAAGACACATGAATTACTGTCAAAACAAAAGCCCACACAATTGCTGCTTCCCTGAGCTACTTCTATATATAAGTGCCTTCAATGACTTACCTTCTTATTTCTATTTGCCTAAAAGAAACACCAAGCAATGGTCAATTGCCACATGAATGTCTTTTAGGGTTTTAGGGCAGTTATGAAGGACAAGTAATTGAGCAGATAGTGAAGTCACTGAAAAGTGAGTCAATGTCAGTGCGTCTTCAGGCTTAGGTTAGTTTCCCCTGCCCACCCTTCCTTTAGGAAAAGGGTCTTTGGGTTACGTCACTCAACACTGATCTTCTTACCACAGTTTTCTTCATCTTCTCCACTGTCACAATCATTTTCACCATCACATCTCCAGGACACTGGGATACACTGAGTAGAATGGGCGCCACAGCTGATTTCATTTATGCGGCATGTTCTCATATCTGTTGATGATATACAGTCTCAAAAGAGCCTCAGAACTGATCAATGCAAAGCTGCTGCTCCTGTGCTGCCTGGAAGCGCTAATACCTGTGACTCAGTAGCCTGGCACACTGGTGAAATTCTACTAACTGGCTGAAGCCCGGGGAGCTCTTTCATCAGCTCCACTCCTTAGAAGCTGTGCCAACCTATGCTACCTGGCAGTGTACGTGACAGCTTTGACCACGTCACTCCTTCAAGGTCCCATTGCGTGCTGAGTTCTGGCTTTTGTTTTACTTGGCGTGGTGAAGTTTATTGGCTGGCCTGCTCCTAGACCACTATTTATCTGTTGGATGTCAAGTGGGCACACCCAGATATTGTCATCTAATCTCAAATACATGAAAAGTCAGATGGTCAAACACCTACAAAATCTTCTGTTGCCTAGATTCCTCTACGGGCCTCCTTCACAACGTCCTTTAGATTGACATCTTGCAAAGTAGAAGCATGCCCTAATGCTTGACTTGAC
This portion of the Pan troglodytes isolate AG18354 chromosome 11, NHGRI_mPanTro3-v2.0_pri, whole genome shotgun sequence genome encodes:
- the VLDLR gene encoding very low-density lipoprotein receptor isoform X3, with product MLVAPGNCKYPPGARPVSGEAVAIATIVASALTAAAAACSAGGCREGTVMTVGSAQLLRRQVPWIRKLGQAPGIGGEGGARANQRPPRAPVSARPKRGAAGPLEQSGWRRPRPRPRSLTRAHTRTLPARAPGCPARVRGARRGKGGLKPPRSRPPAAPPVDHSPSRPLPAPHPALQPPPLWVLRYRLLSVLSSLLLSAPHPLSLPSSPLASPPLQRLHYFLPAGSACTAAAARGGGWVGGWVGGEEIVQVVGEGVPSSSPLPSPPNSFPLLLPLSPPRPHLLPPFGRAGNLLCGANGGGGTIQAGTMGTSALWALWLLLALCWAPRESGATGTGRKAKCEPSQFQCTNGRCITLLWKCDGDEDCVDGSDEKNCVKKTCAESDFVCNNGQCVPSRWKCDGDPDCEDGSDESPEQCHMRTCRINEISCGAHSTQCIPVSWRCDGENDCDSGEDEENCGNITCSPDEFTCSSGRCISRNFVCNGQDDCSDGSDELDCAPPTCGAHEFQCSTSSCIPISWVCDDDADCSDQSDESLEQCGRQPVIHTKCPASEIQCGSGECIHKKWRCDGDPDCKDGSDEVNCPSRTCRPDQFECEDGSCIHGSRQCNGIRDCVDGSDEVNCKNVNQCLGPGKFKCRSGECIDISKVCNQEQDCRDWSDEPLKECHIDECQNPGICSQICINLKGGYKCECSRGYQMDLATGVCKAVGKEPSLIFTNRRDIRKIGLERKEYIQLVEQLRNTVALDADIAAQKLFWADLSQKAIFSASIDDKVGRHIKMIDNVYNPAAIAVDWVYKTIYWTDAASKTISVATLDGTKRKFLFNSDLREPASIAVDPLSGFVYWSDWGEPAKIEKAGMNGFDRRPLVTADIQWPNGITLDLIKSRLYWLDSKLHMLSSVDLNGQDRRIVLKSLEFLAHPLALTIFEDRVYWIDGENEAVYGANKFTGSELATLVNNLNDAQDIIVYHELVQPSGKNWCEEDMENGGCEYLCLPAPQINDHSPKYTCSCPNGYNVEENGRDCQSTATTVTYSETKDTNTTEISPTSGLVPGGINVTTAVSEVSVPPKGTSAAWAILPLLLLVMAAVGGYLMWRNWQHKNMKSMNFDNPVYLKTTEEDLSIDIGRHSASVGHTYPAISVVSTDDDLA